In Leptospira bourretii, the genomic window CCAAAAAAAATATCAATATGACGATTGAAGAGAGTTTGGAATTTTTTAAACCCATCTTCTCCCAAGCAAAATCCGATGGAATCAAGGTAAGAGGATATATCTCCACCGTAATTGCATGCCCTTATGAAGGAAAAATAAAACCAGAAAAAACCCTGGAAGTCGCTAAACGACTGCTAGATGCCGGAGTATACGAAATTTCTCTAGGCGATACGATTGGAGTCGCTGTCCCTTCGGAAGTAGAATCTCTTTTGGAAGTTCTTTTGAAAAAAATCCCTAACAATCTACTAGCAGGTCACTTCCATGACACCTATGGAATGGCCATCGCAAACACCAAACAAGCGCTCAGTATGGGACTTCGTAGTTTTGATAGTTCAGCCGGAGGACTCGGAGGTTGTCCTTACGCTAAAGGAGCTGCTGGAAATGTGGCCACCGAAGATCTCGTGTATTTTTTACATAGAGAAGGATATACAACTGGAATCCAATTGGATTCTCTAATTTCTGCCAGCCGATTTATGGAAGAAAAAATCGGAAGAAAACTAACCTCAAGAACTTATATTGCAATGAAGAATGCCGATTGATTTTAACCTTCTCCATTCTAAGTTAGAGGATTTAAGAAAAAAATACGAACACCTTCACTATTTAGATTCTGATCCCATATGTTTTCCCAAAAGATATAAGGACCCACTTGATATAGAAGTGGTTTCTTTGATTTCTTGTTTGTATGCTTACGGCAATGTCAGAAGTATCCAAGGTTTTTTAAAACCGGTCTTTTTGGACCTAGGGCCTTCTCCTTACCAAACTTTACGGAGAGCAGACAAAACCTTTTCCACGTTTCTAAAAAATTTGAAGGTATACCGGTTCCAAACAAAAACTGACAACCAGATCTTTTTCCAAACTTTCGCTCGTGTTCTGCAAGGATTGGATGCCAAATCCCCTCTCTTTGAATCCAAACTAACCAACGGCCAAGGTAATTTTGTTGGAGAAAGTTCGATTTCTATATTCCAAAGTTTCTGGGAGGAAGAACTAAAAATTACACTGGGAAAAAGGAAACTTACTTACGGCCTTCAATTTTTAATTGGAAAACCGGAAGCCAAATCTCCTAAAAAACGATTGTCCCTTTTTTTACGTTGGATGGTCAGAAATTCTTATCCCGACTTCGGTCTTTACCAAAACATACAACCAAACCAAATCCCATTTCCTTTGGATGTTCATATCCAAAAACTAATTCAAATTTTAGGAATTACAAACCGGAAAAGTTTCGGAGCCAAAGAAGCATATCTGATTAAAGAATTTTTTAAAAAGATAAATCCCGCAGATCCTTTGTTATACGACTTCTATTTAACTAGAGTGGGAATCATTGAAAGATGCACAGCAAAATACCAGAAGGATATTTGTGAAGTCTGTTATTTGAAGGAGGTTTGTTTGGTATTTGGTAGTGCCACGGGGAATTGAACCCCGATTGCAAGGATGAAAACCTTGTGTCCTAACCATTAGACGATGGCACCGTTTTAAGAACGTGGTTTGAGAGTTACAGGAACACTCTTTGTGAGTCGTCGGGGATTCGAACCCCGGACCCATTCCTTAAAAGGGAATTGCTCTACCAGCTGAGCTAACGACTCGTTCTGTAGCCAAGAATATCGAACCACCTTTCTCGGTCAACAACTACTTAAAAAAAAGATCAAGAGCTCTCGATTTTTTTTAGTCCATGATGATCGTGTGTTCGCGATCAGGTCCTGTGGAAACAATTCCAATCTTTGTATTCACTAGGTCTTGTAAGGACTTAATGTACGACTGGCAAAGTGTTGGTAACTTAGAAAAGGAATTGATTCCAGAGATATCATCCTTCCAACCTTTGAACTCAGCAAACAACGGTTTGACGTCCTCGAGTCCTTGTGATGGAAAAAAGTCTAATTTTTTGCCTTTGTATTCGTATCCTACAACAACAGGAATCGAATCGTAATGGCTAAGAACATCTATTTTCGTTAATACGAGAGAATTGATTCCGTTCACAGTCACTGCGTGTTTGATCATTTGTACATCAAACCAACCACATCGTCTTGGCCTTCCTGTAGTGGAACCATATTCACCACCTAACTTGCGTAGCACATCCCCGGCTTCCCCTAGAATCTCAGATGGGAACGGACCCTCCCCTACTCTTGTGGCATAGGCTTTGGTGATCCCAATCACATCTTGTAAATATCGGAAACTCACACCTGATCCTGCCAAGGCCCCACCAGTAGTAGGATTAGAGCTTGTTACGTAAGGATAGGTTCCAAAATCAATATCAAGCCCTGTTCCCTGTGCCCCTTCCAGAAGTACACGTTTGCCTTTTTGTAATTCCGAATTGAGGTAGTACACTGTGTTCACAATGTTTTTTCCCATTTTGTCAGCGAAGTCCAAAAGGAAATCATACATTTCTGTGATGTTGACAGGTTCCAAGTCGTAGTATTTAACCAGTTCTTGGTTTTTCACTTCAAGGATATGAGTTAGTTTTCGTTTGAGAACATCTTTATCTAAAAGGTCTCCGGCACGAACTCCGTTACGAAGCATTTTGTCCGCATAACACATCCCGATCCCTTTTTTTGTGGTCCCGATCTTTCTTTCAGGTGAAGAACCAGCCTCTCTTGCTTCATCAATCAATCGATGGTAAGGAAGAAGGATGTGACAGGAATCACTGATAAGGACTTTTTCTTTTACTTTGAATCCGTGTGATTCTAAATCTGCACACTCTTTTAAAAAGTATTCAGGATCCAAAACCACTCCGTTTCCAATCACACAAGTGGTATTGTCATAAATAATTCCCGATGGAACCAAATGGAAAATGTACTTTTTTCCACCCACCACAACCGTATGACCGGCGTTCGCACCACCTTGGTACCGAACAATGATATCTGTATCTTTGGAAAGATAATCAATTACCTTTGCCTTTCCTTCATCACCCCATTGTGCTCCGACAACTAAATTTGCAGGCATAATTCCCTCATTTCACCTTATTTACAATTTCTTCAATGGAATCAAGGTGCAGGGCAAAACCGCAGGCATCCTTCTTGATTCCCGTAAAACTTTCATACAATTCGTTATAAACTCCACCGGCAAAAACCGGTTCAGGATCCCCTTCCACATAACCCTGAAACATAAACCCAGTATAGTAGGATAAATCTCTCACAAGGGAAGGATCCCAAATACAAGGAATCTCTCCGAGAACTTTCGACCACTCAGCAAAAAAACTTGTGATGGTTTCTAAATCCCCTTTCAAAGTATCCCATTCTTTGGATGATAATATCTTATGTAATGCATTATGAAATTTTTGCATTTCGCTAACCGGAATGGGTCGCAGAAGCAACTGGATCATCTGCATATGGACTTCTGATGTGTTTTCTCTTGCAGCAAGAGAAACTAACTCTGGTAAGTTTTTAGTATACAATAGTTGCCGTAGAACCTTTGTTTGTTCCTCATTCCAACCTAAAATCTCTAATACAGAACGAAAAAAAGAAGAGTGACCAAATACAATCGTAAATGGCTCGGCAGGAACCGAAATTTTCCAAAGGCGATTCAAAATTTGAATTTGAGATATGATCTGGTTTGCATCGCTCTTTCCAAGTGATTCCACACCGATTTGTAGAATTTCTCGCCTTGAGGCATTGCGTTTTTTGTGGTCACGAATCTTACGTGCAAAGTAAAATACGTTTTGGTTCTCTTCCCAGTGGGAACGAGCCGCCATTCCTTTCACAACTTGTAGTGTTAAATCCACACCAGGAGATAGTTCATTCCCATCCCAGTCTTTTGTCACAAGTAAACTTTCGACTCCATGATCCAAATGAGAGCGAAACGAATTCGAATAATCAAAAGAAGGAAGGCTAATTTCAGAATACCCTTCTTTCTCAAAGAGTTCTGAAAATGATTGTAGTAAAATCCGCCGGTTTTTGCTTTCTTCGGGGCCTAAAAAATGAAATCCATCCGGAATCCACTTTTGTTCCGAGGAAATTGATTTGTTTTTTTGATTCATACCGGGATCTCGATCACCCAAGAAGTCAGTTTAGAGAAATCCTGGATTTACGCAATCAATTGTAAAAATCGAATAGACAAATCGAAAGTTTTCAGTAATTTAATGTCGGTTTAGAGGCATACATGACAGAAAAAGAAGCCACTTTGGGACGCTGGCATAAAGAATTTTTTGAGAACATCCACCTATTTGTAAAATCAGGTCTTACCGAGTCTGAAGCAAAGTCCATTTTAGAAGAGTTTTTAGTTCTTTCACAAAGCACTCCAAAACCAAAGGTCATGGATATCTTCCAAGAACCAGAACGATTGGAAGAAATCGGAGTGTATACAGACATTCGTCCTGAACCTCGCGACTTTATGTTAAAATTTCTCGATCCCATCATGAATAAATTCAAGGTGGAAGGAACAGAAAACCTAAAACTTTTGGATGGGGTCATTGGCAAATATCCTGTGACTTTAATTTCCAATCATTTAAGCCATTTGGATGCGCCTGCCATCTTTACTCTTTTATACAATTCAGGACCCGAAGGAAGAAAAATTGCGGAGTCACTCGTCTTTATTGCGGGGAGACTTGCCTTCGAACCAGACTTCACTCGCCTCGGTCTCTATATGTTTGGAACTCTTCTAGTTTGTTCCAAAAAGGATATGGCCGACAACCCTTCTCTTTCTGATGTGATGACCAAAATCAATATGCGAGCCTTTCGGAATTCACAAAAACTCCAATCAGATGGAAAGGTCATTTCTATTTTTCCAGA contains:
- a CDS encoding ATP phosphoribosyltransferase regulatory subunit translates to MNQKNKSISSEQKWIPDGFHFLGPEESKNRRILLQSFSELFEKEGYSEISLPSFDYSNSFRSHLDHGVESLLVTKDWDGNELSPGVDLTLQVVKGMAARSHWEENQNVFYFARKIRDHKKRNASRREILQIGVESLGKSDANQIISQIQILNRLWKISVPAEPFTIVFGHSSFFRSVLEILGWNEEQTKVLRQLLYTKNLPELVSLAARENTSEVHMQMIQLLLRPIPVSEMQKFHNALHKILSSKEWDTLKGDLETITSFFAEWSKVLGEIPCIWDPSLVRDLSYYTGFMFQGYVEGDPEPVFAGGVYNELYESFTGIKKDACGFALHLDSIEEIVNKVK
- a CDS encoding TIGR02757 family protein; translated protein: MPIDFNLLHSKLEDLRKKYEHLHYLDSDPICFPKRYKDPLDIEVVSLISCLYAYGNVRSIQGFLKPVFLDLGPSPYQTLRRADKTFSTFLKNLKVYRFQTKTDNQIFFQTFARVLQGLDAKSPLFESKLTNGQGNFVGESSISIFQSFWEEELKITLGKRKLTYGLQFLIGKPEAKSPKKRLSLFLRWMVRNSYPDFGLYQNIQPNQIPFPLDVHIQKLIQILGITNRKSFGAKEAYLIKEFFKKINPADPLLYDFYLTRVGIIERCTAKYQKDICEVCYLKEVCLVFGSATGN
- a CDS encoding hydroxymethylglutaryl-CoA lyase codes for the protein MEQIKITEVGPRDGLQNEKTILSTQDKFEFVSRLVESGLKHIELTSFVRKDRIPQMGDALELSKLILPKYKNLVQFSSLTPNAKGYEGAKEAGFSEVAVFTATSETFTKKNINMTIEESLEFFKPIFSQAKSDGIKVRGYISTVIACPYEGKIKPEKTLEVAKRLLDAGVYEISLGDTIGVAVPSEVESLLEVLLKKIPNNLLAGHFHDTYGMAIANTKQALSMGLRSFDSSAGGLGGCPYAKGAAGNVATEDLVYFLHREGYTTGIQLDSLISASRFMEEKIGRKLTSRTYIAMKNAD
- a CDS encoding adenylosuccinate synthase; its protein translation is MPANLVVGAQWGDEGKAKVIDYLSKDTDIIVRYQGGANAGHTVVVGGKKYIFHLVPSGIIYDNTTCVIGNGVVLDPEYFLKECADLESHGFKVKEKVLISDSCHILLPYHRLIDEAREAGSSPERKIGTTKKGIGMCYADKMLRNGVRAGDLLDKDVLKRKLTHILEVKNQELVKYYDLEPVNITEMYDFLLDFADKMGKNIVNTVYYLNSELQKGKRVLLEGAQGTGLDIDFGTYPYVTSSNPTTGGALAGSGVSFRYLQDVIGITKAYATRVGEGPFPSEILGEAGDVLRKLGGEYGSTTGRPRRCGWFDVQMIKHAVTVNGINSLVLTKIDVLSHYDSIPVVVGYEYKGKKLDFFPSQGLEDVKPLFAEFKGWKDDISGINSFSKLPTLCQSYIKSLQDLVNTKIGIVSTGPDREHTIIMD